One segment of Candidatus Aminicenantes bacterium DNA contains the following:
- a CDS encoding cation transporter, with the protein MQKSTYNISKMDCPSEESLIRMNLDDVEGIHQLEFDLEKRSLNVFHSGKNTEITQRLESLKLGANLVKTIKADESDLSIESKTGQAGILWTVLLINLAFFVIEIVAGFISGSMGLVADSLDMLADAVVYGLSLWAVRAAVARKKKVATLSGYLQLALAGIGLLEVIRRWIGVEEFPDFRLMIGVSVLALIANAVCLYLLQQSKSREVHMKASMIFTQNDVIINSGVILAGILVLLTRSKYPDLVVGTIVFLVVVRGAIRILKLGK; encoded by the coding sequence ATGCAGAAATCAACATACAATATCTCAAAGATGGATTGCCCTTCGGAAGAGAGCCTTATCCGCATGAACCTGGATGATGTTGAAGGCATCCATCAATTGGAATTCGATCTGGAAAAACGCAGTCTGAATGTCTTTCATTCCGGCAAAAACACGGAAATCACACAACGACTGGAAAGCCTGAAGCTTGGGGCGAATCTGGTAAAAACAATCAAAGCGGACGAGTCTGACCTCAGTATCGAAAGCAAGACAGGCCAGGCCGGGATATTGTGGACAGTTTTGCTGATCAACCTGGCTTTTTTTGTCATTGAAATCGTCGCCGGATTTATATCCGGTTCCATGGGGTTGGTCGCCGATTCGCTCGACATGCTTGCCGATGCTGTTGTTTACGGGCTGAGCTTGTGGGCGGTGAGGGCTGCCGTTGCCCGCAAAAAGAAAGTAGCCACACTAAGTGGGTATTTGCAACTGGCTCTTGCCGGTATCGGTTTGCTGGAAGTTATCCGGAGGTGGATAGGTGTAGAAGAATTTCCGGATTTCAGGTTAATGATCGGGGTATCTGTTCTGGCCCTCATTGCCAACGCCGTTTGTCTATACCTGCTCCAGCAGTCAAAAAGCCGGGAAGTCCACATGAAAGCCAGCATGATTTTTACTCAGAACGATGTCATCATTAATTCAGGTGTTATCCTTGCGGGGATTCTGGTTTTGCTCACCCGATCGAAATATCCCGACCTGGTTGTGGGCACCATCGTATTTCTGGTTGTGGTAAGGGGGGCGATCAGGATACTGAAACTGGGGAAATAG
- the lpxK gene encoding tetraacyldisaccharide 4'-kinase → MDRILNTLALPASFVYKAAAWMQRRLRARHAVSPGGIFVISVDGIAFGGSGKTPMVIRVGGELRRLGISFAVVTRGYGSRLEKRGGLLDPSCHGPADVGDEACLIQRHLPETPVWVGRRRLASLEAAAREKIPVAILDDGFQSTHIRRDLTIMLDDPDRHWSRLRHFPRLMREADLCLVRTAARRPPRVPAHATFRFVITGFFDAEGNRRDIKDETVFGFSALGDNHRFQEDLSAFNLRGFCAYRDHYAYQATDLLGLERRRRASGADFLVCTEKDFIKAAPLAAADTPLLYAANGVQLDMDLGNFLRRHVPK, encoded by the coding sequence ATGGATCGAATCCTGAACACCCTGGCCCTACCGGCCTCTTTTGTCTACAAGGCCGCTGCGTGGATGCAGCGACGCCTCCGGGCCCGCCATGCCGTGTCCCCCGGGGGAATTTTCGTGATCTCCGTGGATGGAATCGCTTTCGGCGGCAGCGGCAAGACCCCCATGGTGATCCGGGTGGGGGGGGAACTACGGCGGTTGGGAATCTCCTTCGCGGTTGTTACCCGGGGATACGGTTCCAGGCTGGAGAAGCGGGGCGGCCTCCTGGATCCCTCTTGCCACGGACCCGCCGACGTCGGCGACGAGGCCTGCCTGATCCAACGACATCTGCCGGAAACACCCGTCTGGGTGGGCCGGCGGCGCCTTGCTTCCCTGGAAGCGGCTGCGCGCGAAAAGATTCCGGTGGCGATACTGGACGACGGTTTCCAGTCCACCCATATCCGTCGGGACCTAACCATCATGCTGGATGACCCGGATCGCCACTGGAGCCGGTTGCGCCATTTCCCCCGACTCATGCGCGAGGCCGACCTGTGCCTGGTGCGGACCGCTGCCCGGCGCCCTCCCAGGGTACCCGCCCACGCCACGTTCCGCTTCGTAATCACGGGGTTTTTTGACGCCGAGGGAAACCGCCGCGACATCAAGGATGAAACCGTTTTCGGCTTTTCCGCCCTGGGAGACAATCACCGTTTCCAAGAAGACCTGTCCGCCTTCAACCTGCGGGGGTTTTGCGCCTATCGCGATCATTATGCATATCAGGCAACGGACCTGCTCGGACTGGAACGCCGCAGGCGCGCGTCCGGGGCGGACTTCCTGGTATGCACGGAAAAAGACTTTATCAAGGCCGCGCCCCTGGCAGCGGCGGACACACCTTTGCTTTACGCCGCCAATGGGGTACAATTAGACATGGATCTGGGCAATTTCCTGCGGCGACATGTCCCCAAATAA
- a CDS encoding OmpA family protein, translating into MMPYSKSTANTSLFFPVLIGFVILVFWGAFFLDAGAVSMPDETEVVIPPGAQAEAEKALKRLGPERGALRLDFKVLTIEGIIRGFSGRMQKIRSALNDLGAKETETEYVIQLESDVLFDFDQWEIRADAGKALRKVSGIVRDYDLPVTITGHTDSKGSESYNMELSKKRAESVKTWLVKKGGVDASQIETTGKGESEPVAPNSRPDGSDDPEGRQKNRRVEIRIKK; encoded by the coding sequence ATGATGCCTTATTCAAAATCAACCGCGAATACCTCACTCTTTTTTCCCGTTTTGATCGGGTTTGTGATTCTTGTTTTCTGGGGAGCCTTTTTCCTGGACGCGGGCGCGGTTTCAATGCCGGATGAAACTGAAGTGGTGATACCACCCGGCGCCCAGGCCGAAGCCGAGAAAGCCTTGAAGCGCCTTGGACCCGAACGGGGGGCTCTGCGCCTGGATTTCAAAGTTCTCACCATCGAAGGCATCATACGCGGATTCAGCGGCCGCATGCAAAAGATCAGAAGCGCTCTGAATGATCTTGGAGCAAAGGAAACTGAAACCGAATATGTCATCCAACTCGAAAGCGATGTTCTTTTTGATTTCGATCAATGGGAGATCCGCGCAGACGCGGGAAAAGCCTTGCGGAAGGTGAGCGGCATTGTTCGCGATTACGACCTTCCGGTGACCATCACCGGCCACACCGACTCCAAAGGATCCGAATCCTACAATATGGAGCTCTCAAAAAAGCGCGCCGAATCCGTAAAGACATGGCTGGTAAAGAAAGGCGGAGTGGACGCTTCTCAAATCGAAACAACGGGCAAAGGCGAAAGTGAACCCGTGGCACCCAATTCCCGTCCCGACGGCTCGGACGACCCTGAAGGGCGGCAGAAAAACCGCCGGGTGGAGATCCGTATTAAAAAATAG
- a CDS encoding ribonuclease PH, producing the protein MKLKPLCAARPNSGSGFTTAGKPAPKETSMNRMNRGADELRPIRIETNYLKDVPGAVLVEHGDTRVLCAATLESRVPFFLRDSGKGWIHAEYGMLPASVGSPRLNRERQRSHNRHIEIQRFIGRSLRCVFDLAAINGFTIHIDADVLQADGGTRCAAVNGGFIALSHALRHLVFENMIRELPPITPIAAVSVGILDGGVLVDLDQREDAAADADINLVISDSDEIVQLGVFAEEKRVSRTLFNQALDKGMAAGREILELLKTFL; encoded by the coding sequence ATGAAATTGAAGCCGCTGTGCGCCGCACGCCCGAACAGTGGTTCTGGTTTCACAACCGCTGGAAAACCCGCCCCAAAGGAGACAAGCATGAATCGCATGAACCGCGGCGCCGACGAGTTGCGCCCCATTCGCATTGAAACCAACTACCTCAAGGATGTTCCCGGCGCCGTGCTGGTTGAACATGGAGATACCCGGGTCCTGTGCGCGGCCACGTTGGAGAGCCGCGTGCCCTTCTTTTTACGTGATTCCGGCAAAGGCTGGATCCATGCCGAATACGGCATGCTGCCCGCTTCGGTGGGATCACCCCGGCTCAACCGGGAACGGCAGCGTTCCCATAACCGCCACATCGAGATTCAGCGTTTTATCGGCCGCTCATTGCGCTGCGTGTTCGACCTGGCCGCCATCAACGGTTTTACCATCCACATCGACGCCGATGTGCTCCAGGCCGACGGCGGCACCCGCTGCGCGGCGGTAAACGGCGGTTTTATCGCGCTTTCCCATGCCCTGCGCCACCTGGTATTTGAAAACATGATCCGTGAACTTCCCCCCATCACCCCCATAGCGGCGGTATCGGTCGGCATCCTTGACGGCGGCGTGCTGGTGGACCTGGATCAACGCGAAGACGCGGCCGCGGATGCCGACATCAACCTGGTGATCAGTGACAGCGACGAGATCGTGCAACTGGGGGTATTCGCCGAAGAAAAACGCGTTTCCCGCACCCTGTTCAACCAGGCATTGGACAAGGGCATGGCCGCCGGCCGCGAAATCCTGGAACTCCTGAAGACCTTTTTGTAA
- a CDS encoding HIT domain-containing protein has protein sequence MSRKNSIWAPWRCEYVSRPREGGCLFCRIFEEKNDRENLVLLRGDTCGVVMNRYPYNSGHLMVVPYHHVAELDALKDAEMLEMIQISKRLIRVMKSLMFPGGFNIGINMGAVAGAGITEHIHLHIVPRWQGDTNFLPVLADTRVVPHALLEMYDGLKEELES, from the coding sequence ATGAGCCGCAAGAATTCGATATGGGCCCCCTGGCGTTGTGAGTATGTTTCCCGTCCACGTGAGGGCGGGTGCCTGTTCTGCCGGATTTTTGAAGAAAAGAACGACCGGGAGAACCTCGTCCTGTTGCGTGGCGACACCTGCGGCGTGGTCATGAACCGTTACCCATACAACTCCGGCCACCTGATGGTCGTGCCCTACCACCATGTAGCGGAGTTGGACGCGCTCAAAGACGCAGAGATGCTTGAGATGATTCAAATCAGCAAGCGCTTGATCCGGGTCATGAAGTCACTCATGTTCCCCGGGGGGTTCAACATCGGCATCAACATGGGGGCGGTGGCCGGGGCGGGCATCACGGAGCATATCCACCTGCATATTGTTCCCCGCTGGCAGGGAGACACCAACTTCCTGCCCGTACTGGCGGATACCCGGGTCGTGCCCCACGCGTTGCTCGAGATGTATGACGGGCTTAAAGAAGAGTTGGAAAGTTGA